The sequence GCATACGACGGAGCATGCCGCAACGATAACAAAAGGAACAAAAGGTGTCATTCATGGTTCCCTCACATACGTATTGCAAGACGAACATGGGCAAATTACTGAACCGTATTCCATTTCAGCGGGATTGGATTATCCAGGCGTTGGACCAGAGCATGCATATTTGGCACAAATTGGTCGCGTTCGTTATGAAAGTGTAACGGACGAGGAAGCGATTGCAGCACTTCAAATGACTGCAGAAACAGAGGGAATCATTCCAGCAATCGAATCTGCGCATGCGCTCGCCAAAGCGTTTCAAATCGCCCCCCTTCGTTCAAAACATGAAACGATTCTCGTTTGTTTATCGGGAAGAGGCGATAAAGATGTACAAACGGTGATGAACTATTTGGAAGGGGATGAACGGAAATGAAACATTTTATTCCATTTATCGTGGCGGGCGATCCATCTGAAGACGTGACGATCGATTTAGCTATTGCTCTTGAACAGGCAGGTGCAACGATATTAGAACTCGGTGTACCGTACTCCGATCCGCTTGCAGATGGGCCGATTATTCAACGGGCAGCGAGTCGAGCTCTAAAAAATGGAATGACCTTAACAAGAGCGCTTGAACTCATCGGGCGAATGAGAAAAAAAGGTGTAAAAATTCCGATTATTGTCTTTACGTATTACAATCCTGTGTTACAATTAGGAGAAGAACGCTTTTTTGCTTTAGCGCAACAAAATGGTGCGAGCGGCGTGCTTATTCCAGATTTACCGTTTGAAGAAAGCGAGCATATGAGAACATTAGGCGACACATATGACATTCCTTATATTTCACTTGTCGCTCCAACGTCTCATGAGCGCATCGCGATGATTGCATCGCAAGCCCAATCGTTTTTATATTGCGTGTCATCGTTAGGTGTAACGGGCATTCGGGATTCATTGCCAGCGGAATTGCACGAATTTTTGCAACAAGTAAAATCATATAGCCGTGTTCCTATCGTCGTTGGATTTGGTATTTCTACGGCTGAACAAGTAGAGCGACTTCAACATATATGTGATGGTGTCGTTATCGGTAGCGCTATTGTGCAAAAAATTGAACAGCTTCAAGACGAATTAAACGACGTGCATGCACGCGAACATGCGCTCATCGCTTTTTCCCAATATGTCGCTTCGCTCATTGAACCATTGAAAAGGGTGAGGAAAAATGAAAGTGAAACAACAACTGAAACAACTAAAACCGTATCAACCGGGCAAGCCGATTGAAGAAGTGAAACGTGAATACGGGTTAGAAACGGTCATTAAGCTAGCGTCAAATGAAAATCCGTACGGTTGTTCACCGCTTGTTCAACAAGCGATTATTGCTGAGCTTGACCATTTAGCGTTATATCCCGACGGATATAGCCGAACGTTGCGCGAGGCGCTCGCAGCGCACATTGGTATTAGTGAAAAACAACTTATTTTCGGAAATGGTTCCGATGAAGTCGTTCAAATCATTTGTCGGGCATTTTTACAAAAAGGAACGAACACGGTAATGGCTACGCCGACGTTTCCACAATATCGTCATAATGCAATCATCGAAGGGGCAGAAGTGAGAGAGGTTCCACTTCAAGATGGACATCATCATTTAGACGCAATGCTTGAAGCGATCGATGATAATACGCGCGTCGTTTGGATTTGCAGTCCAAACAACCCGACAGGGACGTATGTGAATGACGCATCTTTACGCGCTTTTTTAAACAAAGTGCCACAACATGTGCTCGTTGTTGTCGATGAGGCGTATTATGAGTACGTGCAAGCGGAAGATTATCCGAATACGGTTTCTTTGCTTCAACAATATGAAAATATGATGATTTTACGCACGTTTTCTAAAGCGTACGGGTTAGCCGCACTTCGTATCGGATATGGCATTGCACATGAACATCTTCTGCAAGCGATTGAACCAGCGCGTGAACCGTTCAATACGTCTCGTCTTGCTCAAGCCGCTGCGTTCGCTGCATTAAAAGACCAAACATTTATTCAACAATGTGCACAAAAAAATAAACAAGGTTTAGAGCAATTTTACTCATTTTGTGAGGAGCATAGTTTGCGCTATTACAAGTCGGAAGGGAATTTTATTTTAATTGATTTCGGCTTTAGTGGTGACGAAGTATTTACGTATTTGCTTCAGCGCGGGATCATCGTTCGTTCAGGATGCGCCCTCGGCTTTCCGACAGCTGTGCGCATTACAGTCGGATCGACGGAACAAAATGAAACGGTTATTCGTGCGTTAACAAACATGTTGAAAGAAAGAAGTGAGCATCTTTGCGAGGAAACATTTTAATTGCCGGTCTCGGCTTAATTGGTGGTTCGATTGCGCTTGCGATCAAGCGAGCGCATGAGGACGCGACAGTGATTGGATATGACGTATCGAACGAATCGCTACGTTTAGCTCGTTCGCTTGGCGTCATTGATGAAGCGGTCCCTTCGTTTGCTCACGCTGCGCGTGAAGCAGATGTCATCGTGCTTGCTGTACCTGTCGTTCAAACAGAGCAATTGCTTCGAGAATTAGCTCATCTTCCGTTACGATCGCACGTCATTATAACCGATGTTGGAAGTACAAAAGAACGCATTGTCGAGCAAGCGTTGCCGTTATTAGAAAAAGGAGTGGCGTTTATCGGCGGACATCCGATGGCTGGCTCGCATAAAAGCGGTGTGGCGGCTGCGCGTGCCCATTTATTTGAAAATGCTTTTTACATTTTAACACCAACAGAACATGTGAAAGAAGAAGATGTCATACGACTAAAACAATGGCTTAAAGGAACGAAAGCGCATTTTGTTACATTAACGCCGAGGGAGCACGACCGCATCGCCGGTGTTATTAGCCACTTTCCGCATATCATTGCTGCAAGCCTCGTTCATCAGGCACAACAATATGAGCGAGAAGATGAACTTGTAAGCCGATTAGCCGCGGGTGGCTTTCGTGATATTACGCGCATCGCTTCAAGCAATCCAGAAATGTGGCGCGATATTTTTATACATAATAAAGAGGAATTGTTGCAACTGTTTGATCGTTGGATCGAGGAAATGAAAAAAATTCGTACGTATGTTGCTGATGGGGATAGTGAGCGCATTTATCACTATTTTCATGAAGCAAAACAGTTTCGTGACGGGTTGCCTGTTCGAACGAAAGGAGCGATCCCTTCCTTTTACGATTTATACGTCGATGTGCCAGACTACCCGGGGGTTATTTCAGAAATTACAGGTTATTTAGCAAAAGAGCGCATTAGCATTACAAATATTCGCATTATCGAAACGCGTGAAGATATTTACGGTGTGCTTCGTTTAAGTTTTCAAACAGAAGATGACCGTCAACGAGCGAAACGTTGCATTGAAGCGAATACGAATTATGAAACGTACGTTGTGTAAAAGAGGGTGGAATAATGGAGTTAAAAACAAATATCCACGCATTACGAGGAGAAATTGCTGTTCCGGGAGATAAATCGATTTCTCATCGCGCAGTGATGTTTGGTGCATTAGCGAACGGAACGACGCGAATAACAAATTTTTTAACAGGTGAAGACTGTTTAAGTACAATTGATTGTTTTCGCAAAATGGGTGTGACTATTACGCAAAACGGCAATGAAGTGATTGTAGAAGGCAAAGGGATTGAAGGTTTAAAAGAACCGACACATATATTAAACGTCGGGAATTCGGGGACGACTACCCGTTTATTGTTAGGTATTTTAGCCGCTTGCCCGTTTCATGCTTGTTTAATCGGGGATGATTCGATCGCAAAACGGCCAATGGATCGCGTGACAAAACCGCTTAAACAAATGGGGGCGCACATTGACGGGAGAGAGGAAGGACGCTACACGCCGTTGGCGATTCGAGGCGGACAACTCCAGCCAATCACATATCATTCCCCTGTTGCAAGTGCGCAAGTCAAATCAGCC comes from Anoxybacillus flavithermus and encodes:
- a CDS encoding prephenate dehydrogenase; translated protein: MRGNILIAGLGLIGGSIALAIKRAHEDATVIGYDVSNESLRLARSLGVIDEAVPSFAHAAREADVIVLAVPVVQTEQLLRELAHLPLRSHVIITDVGSTKERIVEQALPLLEKGVAFIGGHPMAGSHKSGVAAARAHLFENAFYILTPTEHVKEEDVIRLKQWLKGTKAHFVTLTPREHDRIAGVISHFPHIIAASLVHQAQQYEREDELVSRLAAGGFRDITRIASSNPEMWRDIFIHNKEELLQLFDRWIEEMKKIRTYVADGDSERIYHYFHEAKQFRDGLPVRTKGAIPSFYDLYVDVPDYPGVISEITGYLAKERISITNIRIIETREDIYGVLRLSFQTEDDRQRAKRCIEANTNYETYVV
- the trpA gene encoding tryptophan synthase subunit alpha — protein: MKHFIPFIVAGDPSEDVTIDLAIALEQAGATILELGVPYSDPLADGPIIQRAASRALKNGMTLTRALELIGRMRKKGVKIPIIVFTYYNPVLQLGEERFFALAQQNGASGVLIPDLPFEESEHMRTLGDTYDIPYISLVAPTSHERIAMIASQAQSFLYCVSSLGVTGIRDSLPAELHEFLQQVKSYSRVPIVVGFGISTAEQVERLQHICDGVVIGSAIVQKIEQLQDELNDVHAREHALIAFSQYVASLIEPLKRVRKNESETTTETTKTVSTGQAD
- the hisC gene encoding histidinol-phosphate transaminase — protein: MKVKQQLKQLKPYQPGKPIEEVKREYGLETVIKLASNENPYGCSPLVQQAIIAELDHLALYPDGYSRTLREALAAHIGISEKQLIFGNGSDEVVQIICRAFLQKGTNTVMATPTFPQYRHNAIIEGAEVREVPLQDGHHHLDAMLEAIDDNTRVVWICSPNNPTGTYVNDASLRAFLNKVPQHVLVVVDEAYYEYVQAEDYPNTVSLLQQYENMMILRTFSKAYGLAALRIGYGIAHEHLLQAIEPAREPFNTSRLAQAAAFAALKDQTFIQQCAQKNKQGLEQFYSFCEEHSLRYYKSEGNFILIDFGFSGDEVFTYLLQRGIIVRSGCALGFPTAVRITVGSTEQNETVIRALTNMLKERSEHLCEETF